A window of Cryptomeria japonica chromosome 3, Sugi_1.0, whole genome shotgun sequence contains these coding sequences:
- the LOC131077420 gene encoding probable inositol oxygenase, translated as MEMPILPVHSHHCDEGGQELGFVVPESNAFGKDFRSYYTEGERKSVVEETYHKNHAYQTFELVQRMREKHLCFNKGEMGIWECAELLNDIVDESDPDLDMPQIEHLLQTAEAIRKDYPDQDWFHLTAFIHDLGKVLLHPKFGQSPQWAVVGDTFPVGCPFDKSIVHHQMFLNNPDTWDPKYNTGTGIYQEGCGFEKLFMSWGHDDYMYQVMKENKSTLPPQAYFVIHYHSFYVMHQEGAYMHFMNDLDRQMLPWLQEFNKYDLYSKSTVCTDVEKLKPYYQSLIHKYFPEKLRW; from the exons ATGGAGATGCCAATACTACCTGTGCATAGCCACCATTGCGATGAAGGAGGACAAGAGCTTGGCTTTGTGGTTCCTGAATCGAATGCATTTGGCAAAGATTTCAG GTCTTATTATACAGAAGGTGAACGGAAGTCAGTTGTTGAAGAGACTTACCATAAAAATCATGCCTATCAGACATTTGAATTG GTGCAGAGAATGAGAGAAAAGCATCTGTGCTTCAATAAAGGAGAGATGGGTATCTGGGAATGCGCAGAGTTATTGAATGACATCGTGGATGAGAGTGACCCCGATCTGGATATGCCTCAGATCGAGCACCTCCTGCAAACTGCAGAAGCCATTAGAAAAGATTATCCTGACCAAGACTGGTTTCATCTCACTGCCTTTATTCATG ACTTGGGCAAGGTTTTGCTTCATCCCAAATTTGGCCAGTCACCTCAATGGGCTGTGGTCG GCGATACATTTCCAGTCGGATGTCCATTCGATAAATCTATTGTACATCACCAG ATGTTCCTCAACAATCCGGACACTTGGGATCCCAAATACAATACTGGCACAGGAATCTATCAAGAGGGATGTGGATTTGAAAAGCTTTTTATGTCATGGGGACATGACGACTACATGTATCAG gTGATGAAAGAAAACAAATCGACACTACCTCCACAGGCATATTTCGTAATACATTACCATTCATTCTATG TGATGCATCAAGAAGGTGCCTACATGCACTTCATGAATGATTTGGACCGCCAAATGCTTCCATGGTTGCAGGAGTTCAA CAAATATGATCTTTACAGCAAAAGTACAGTTTGTACTGATGTGGAGAAATTAAAACCGTATTATCAATCTCTCATTCACAAG TACTTTCCAGAGAAGTTGAGGTGGTAA